The Mastacembelus armatus chromosome 24, fMasArm1.2, whole genome shotgun sequence sequence AAGAGACATTCACTAGCACTGGAGTTGGGCCAAAACAGACCTAAAATAACACCCAAGAACCAAACACCAAATGTATTCATATAGTTTGTTCTAATTATTTAATGTAATACTTTCAGtacaacatatatattttctgtacaATCTGGTCTAGTAAAAGAGGGACTGTCCTCTACCACATATGTTAACATTACAAGTGAAGAAGCTGGCACAAGGCTTGCGAATGTGCGCCAACATCaggcatgaacacacacagtaggTTTGTTTTAGGCTTTAAGAAGAAATGTTTCAATTCTCTGGATCAATTCTCTGGATCCATTAGCTGATATTAAAACATAGATTTCTGCATCTTACCTCATCACAGTCGCCCTCCACCATGGCATAaatggcctttttcaccagatTAGTACCTGGAACAGAGGAGTCCAAGTCAGTGAcaacacacagactgtacaaCCTATCTAGATGTTGCATTTGCATAAACAGATTTGGTCGTCTAAGAGAGCACAAAAGACGCTGTAGCTCACTTCGTCTATGTGATGGATAATCTTTATGAACTACAGACATCTCACCAATACTTTTCCTTCTGTGTTTCGAGTCCACAGCCAGCATGGCGATGTAGCCACGACGGAACATCTTCTTGTGCATGTCAAGCTTACATACGATGGCTCCAACACACTCCTGCTCCACCATGGCctatgacaaacacacaaataagtTGGGTCTCCTGAGTATCTTATTGATAATGTGGCCAGTCAAAGCCTAGCAAGTGTCTCACTTCTACACTTCATGGCATGTTGCCAGTTCAGCGGGCTCTCTGAGCTGACCCGGAACCTTTTTTAATGACACCTCATCTCCTCATATGTCACATGTGGCCCTATTTTTCAAAGTAGACAATGCTGACTGGACACTGCATGAACAGCTGGAAACCTGCTTTAAAACATGtcacaagacttttaaaatAATGCTCCTACAATCCAGTACACAGACAAATGGACAGAAGAACAACTATCATGAACTCTTTGGACAGACATTACTTCACAACACTGACATGCAGTAGTTGTACCTTAGCAATAACTAAACTACAACTACACAAGCTACAAACCTGTCAgtcatttacatgtgtgtgttaaagagtCCCCAGTAAATATGAGTGCTGTGCTTGTCTGCCTTGAGGCACACTGAAAGCTGTGATGTAACTTCAGGTGACCTCAGTCTGTGTGTAGGGTGGGGGGGGACCACAGTGACTGTAGGAACAAATTAACAcgtgtgttttctctaaatGACACGGTTTCAGTTTCATACTCACCAGAAAGCAAAGCTGCGGCCAGTTGTGGATGAAGTACCTGTACGTATAAATGGAATAAGGCTCAGACAAGTCCTTGGTGATCAGTCTCATGATCCACGGCATCTGCAGCTCGGACTCGTAGCGGACATATCGGATCCCGTGGTTCTCCTCGTCCCCTCGACCTGTGGAGCTGCTCAGGTCTAGTCGGGCCAGCTCCGCGGCTGGTGGCTGCTGTGGGTCACCGTGGCTGTCCTCTGCGCCGGTCCCAGCTACAGCCGGAGACTCGTCGCTGGGCGGTCTAGGTGGCTCCGTGTGGTCGAAGTCCTCTTTCCCTCCGTCCTCGGTTCTCGTGAAAACGGGGATCCCGTTCATGCTACTGTTGACGAGGGGAGAGTGGCTGCCGTTTTCGGAGAAGGGGCCGTGGCCTTCGTGTTGGCAATGCTCACTATTGTTTCTAGCGGCCGGGGTCCCTTCGCTGCTGTCACAGTTGTCCACGGACGGTCTCGGGTTGTCAGGCCGGTTTCCTGCGTGCTGGTGGCCGTCAGCGTCCTCTGAGGGGCTGGCCAAGCCgtttagctgctgctgctcccgGGCTTGCATTTTGAGGTGCAACGCCGCCGGGCTAGCTCGAGCTAgcatgtttttctgcttcttcttcaccGACCTTTTGACTTCGCTTATCGGCTGCGACTTCTGCCCTGTCCCGGCAGGTACACAGTCCTCCCCGTGGCAGGCCGGCTGTCCGTCTCCCGCCGCCAGCTCCCCGTCCCCAGCCCCGGTGAAAGGAGGAATTTCAACCGGGGATGCAGGCAGTGCGCTACTAGGCCCAGACGGCACTGTGGCCATCCCACCGCATTAAGGTGGAGATTCACGTCTGAAACACGTTGAACACAATCTCATCCACAAGGCCAAGGGGTATACAAACAATATACAAGTTACTTCGCCGAATATTGCATAAATCCGAGTATTTCTGAGGCGGTAACGAATCCGCTGGCGACGTTTGTCGCTGCTTTCTCCTCGATTTCCCTGCTGCCGCAAAGTGCTGTCGCAGCAAACGCCATTGCAACAGCACGCCGATACGTTTTACGACAGCGCTGTAACGCATGACAGATACAGGTTTTTCCAGACAAGAGTGTGAACCAATGACTTATATAACTACATTCAACAAGCACAAAGCCATCACCAAAATGAGTCCGTTATTTACAAAAGAGATTACATCGCTAATTCCAGTTCCGCTGAAAGGTGGTTCTACGCACAACCTACATGTTGCCGGACCAtgtcattttagatttgtataATAACCTTATATATGTTGGAGCGCTTAAACATGTAGAATTACGCATCAATAATGTCGCCAGCGGTGGTCTAGGACTAAAGGTCAGTATCTGTTGATTTTGGTCTGATTTCTGACCAGCAGAGGGCGCCAGGATGAAAAGGTTTtatccaccaccaccacaacactGCTGTCACTCCAGTAGATGTCGCAAGCAGATAAGCTTTGTTGGCTTTATCTTATTTAATTTGGACTACAGTATGGGCGTTTATCTCTAGTAACATCAAGGTTATTAATGaatcacaaataaaaattgtaCCTCTCACTTCACTGCATATCTGACAGGTTATTGGCATAAAAAGGGCAATGTTTAGTAAGGTGTCTGACCAAATTAACTGTTCACAAAAATGACCTTTCCAGACAAAAGTGTTCAGTGTGGTAACTAAAGACAGCAGAAGTGGGTTTTAAATAATGATTGACTTGTACAAACCTTACTTAAAACTCAATTTGTGCTTTTTTAGCTATATGTGATTTTCTATGGACAAGTTTGTTTGTAAATAGACTATGTTACAGGGAAAGAGTagatttggggggggggggctattTGAAAGCTAAGCCTTGGGGCTGAAAACTCTCTGAAGAGCTGGAATCAGACGTGCACAATCAGTTCCCCTCTTCAAATCTCCTTCACAGGCCTATCTACTTGAGCAGCCTTCTCTTAATTACTTTCTCTATCACTTAGTGAACCGGGCCTGGGACTAGGAGGAGCAGCGGCTTGCCAGAAACACTTGGCTCGTTTGAACCCATATTTATATATCTTCTTTCTCACAGTCCCGTCCCATACCTTTTCTCTCCCCCTTCCTTCTTTTTGTCCCTCCTGCTTTCATTCTTCactgctcttttctctcagtGGTTCTCTGTCCTTCCTGTCTCTACCCTTTTCCAAATTTCTCCAGGGTGTCAGTTGCATCATGTGACTGGTGTGCTTGTGATTACAGCAGTTGGCAGCCATGTTCATCTGTGCAGAAGCACACAAAATACCTTGTTTAAGACAGAATTTAAAGAAGTATGAGGTCTGTATGGAGCTTAGGAGAGAGTAACAACATGCTCAGGACAACACAGGTTGACAATGACACTCAAATAGCCCCCCCTTTCAAATCTCTCcctgcttctgtctgtctgaaccAGTCTCAGGGGCTGGAGGCCAAGCTTTAGATCCCCCCCAACCTCTTTCCTACTCCTGCCTGTCACATTGGCTCGCTCCTCTGACTCTGCTCACTTCCCTCtgtcctccttctccttcttcgtCTTTTTTTGACTGGCATCTGGTCCACTAGAGCTGTATTTAATTAGTTTCTGTTGGGTTAATTAGGGGCTAAAGTTAGGGGGTCGGGCCAGAACAAAAGCGGGTCAGGCTGGACGGGACGGATGCAGGTGCTATGGAGTGGTTGCCAGATTCCACCGTTCAGATTAAGATGGCTGCAAATTATCTGGAGtattggagagagagagagagtgagagccaCTAGTGAGTGACAAAGGAAGGGGTTTTCCACCATATATGGGATGGCAACTCCTTATACTCCCATGCTGGCATTATTTTACTTACtatttaataatttacattatgttttctttgtcatttccacaagaaaaacattaaattaaaattttcagCTCCTTTCATGTCTTGTCCCTCTCATGTTACACTGGCACACAGAGCTGTAATGTATGGTGTGTGCAAGCAATGTGTTTGCCAGTGTGGTTCCCATACAAGGTGCTGTGTTGTATGTTCTCATTCATATGGCTCCCAGCACTTCTGTTTCATCTTCGAGTGGCAGCTATACcctttctctttgctttgttAGTTGGCtgcctgaaatgaaaaaacaattgACCAGCACATCAAATGACCAGTGGAGGTAAGTGAAGTATACTTAAAATGAGCAATTCAAGCCTGTGAAGTGCACATCAATTGCTCAAATGTAGAGATCAcgtaattaaaacaaatgaaaactgtaaatgtgagtctgaaaaaaaaaaaatcttcagacATCACTTTCACGGTTAACTATTTGTGTactgtttgtttacagcttTTACAACATATTAATGCAGCTTCCTCTAAATATATATGTCAAATAggtgtgcacatacagtagatgCGAATCAAATATGTAACCTTGATTACAGAAAGGAGGAAGAAGCGCAGAAAAGAACCAACTTGACCTTACCTACCCACCCTACCCTGCGGAGATGGAAAGCGACTATAGATAAAGTGATATGAAttggagaggagagcagagaagaggaggagagggcatCTCTGGCATGGTTGGAGCCCCATCAGTGTGTGAGGGTCCTGGGGCCCTTTAGACAGGCGCCAGCCCAGCAGGGAAGCAGAGACAATCACGCAGCACCAGATTCAATGCagagagatggaaggatggagagagatgAGGAGACACACAGGGGAGGATTGAGGGGGAGTGGGTGGTGGGACAAAGAGCCATGCTGAGGAAAGGTGGAGGACGTGACAAGGAGACTGGCAGAAAAGTCCAGGTAGAAATGGAAGCAACTGCTGAATAAAAGAGTTGAAaagggatggatggagaagaagaaatgacagTGCAGATCAAGAGGAGGTGAGAAGGAGTAAAAGGAAGATAGAGCAAGCTAGAGAGAGATATCATATATTCCCTCTGTAACAGTCTTTATCACCAGCGCAGATCGTGGCGTATGAACAGTGATCCAAGTCAACCATCTGCTGAGGCTAGATAAGCCTGGGAGAGCTGGGTATTGAGCTGTCACTCAGGGAGGAgtgcaaaaaagaaagagaggagaggaaggagaaacagaagagaaataaagagtAAATGCACAGAGAGAGATCAGTAGAGAAGTAGGGAGGAGTCAGTTCAAGGTAGGAATATTCAAAGAAGATTTTTGCAGGCTGGAAAGCATTCGTCTTGTTAGAAAAAGACTTAACGTCAAATAGATGTCCAACCTTGTCCTGGCTAATCTTGAAATACTCATtcagaacaacaaaacaaagctttttattgGTTTTCGTTTTTGTCAAaccatacaaatacacaaacacacataaacacactaacacacatattcacatataTCACCTTATTCAGTCACTTGTACACAATTAggctgttttcatttccttcacaatttaacacacacacaagaaatcATGAAATATGTGTGTAGGGTGGGTGTCTAAGTCGATTTGACTCCTCTTCTGGTGGGGAGGACCAGAGTGGAAAGATGGCTTACTAGTTGCTTGTGCAGGTAAAATCCTACTGAAACATTACCCTGTAAACACTTACTGGAAACTGTTTCCAAATGTTTAttctatatgtgtgtttgaaaaagaGACGGAGTGACACATTGCAGGTGATTTGTTTCATTATTCAcccaattttgtgtttttaagccCAGCTCTACATTTATGAATCGTGTTTATAGTTTGATACTGTGGTAGTACAGGGGCATGAATTAcggctgggggggggggggggggtcaggcTTGGGAGTGGGGGTTAGGAGGGGATTAGCTGAGGCCAGTTGGATCATTTTACAGCCGGAGGACCCACCACCCCTCCACCCTCATGCTCTGCAGTCTCCTGGACAATGAGGATTAAACTCCTCTTGTTCCTCAACTCCGAAAAACGGCAGGACGACAAAGACACTATTCCTCCTGGGTCTCCTGGCTGTGGCTGGGAGCTGCATttgagaagaggagggagggaaggagtaaagaggaggagggaggcaggAGGAGGCAGGGGGTCCATCATAAAATTAATCCCTTCACAGTTTCCTCTGGGTGCAAAGTGAGATATGAGGCAGACATGTCTAATGAAACGCTACTGTCATCTAAGGGCACAGCGATAAAAGCATATATTAAACTAATAGCGCTTGTCATTAGTGCCTCTATTAAGTGGATCGAGAGGGTCGGTGATTGGCACGGAAGATTAATCTGTTCCAATAAAATTCCACCTTCCCAAATTCTCCTATTTCATTGCTTGTAGAGTACTTGTGTGGAAATATCTAAAGCTTACTTACTCATAATCTTGAGGGTGAAACTAAGACTAGACTTATGTCATCACAGCTTTCTAGTTTACATTACATGGATAACCTGACATTTAGGAAAATATGCTTCTTTGTATTCTGACAAGACTTAGATTTGAAGactgataccactctcatgtcttTTTGGTAAGTACAAATCTACAGTGAGGGGTTAACGTATCATAAACACTGATTTTCTGTAAAGTATTTCTAAGTGGTGTTGTTACCTTTAGACAGAAGTTAAGCTAATCACATGTTGCCTGTAGCTTCATATCTAACTCCTTGTAATAAAGTTATTAAACATATTTCACAAGAGTACTGTTATTCCTTTAATAAGCAAGTTTTTGGCGTGTTTTATACTCATTTTCTTCCTTTAGTTTGAGCAAGACTAGCTGTACCTTTAGTGTATACTAAGCTACGCTGttgcaaaaatgtcaaaactttCCCTTTAAAATACAATTGCATATATCTGCTTATAAATATATCACTTAGGAAGTGAATAAGAAGTATCACAAGCTCAGCAAATTGAAAGATAAGTGTTGTTGATATGCCCTGTGTTGAGTAGTGTATGATCATTGCCTGAGGCATTGTAATGTGGTAAAGTGTCCACTAAAAGAGGCAATATTGGGCTCAGTATGTGGCCAAGAGTCAGGCTTAGGGAAGGAGATGGATTTGGTTACCCTTAATGTTTGGAGTTACAAGTAACAACTACTGTTGCTTATAGGGACAGAggacaaaagtttttttttttttttggatgttgTGATGCAGAGGATCAGATCTACTGCATCCAACATCCAACTGAGCCGGACAATAAAAGAGgaagacaaaagaaacagaagtcCACTGGTTTTAATCTTAGAATAAAAAATGAGGGAGTCAATATAGGAGAGGACTGAAAGAAAAACCGAGGAGGGCAAGCAGAGCAACAGAACCGGGGGAGTTAGAGGAGCGAGGAGAGGAGTGAGCCtttcatacacaaaaaaaaaaaaggctctcTTTTACttataagagaaaaaaagagcaaaagaaaagcTTCTTCTCGCCTCCTGGATGCAGTGTCAAACCCAATCAGTGTCTGGTTTGGCAGTGCTGCTCGTCTCCCAGGCACCAGCTAACAATGGAGGCGAGCCTCGGCCGCCACACCTCTCACTTCCAATCTGCATCCTTCAGGACAGGCCTGAGAGCAGGGGCCATAGGGAGCGACAACAATGCCCCGCAAATGTTCAAATTCTCATAAAAAGTCCTTGTGTGGCAAGAATTGGATTAGCTAGTAGAAGTAAAAAGCACTCTTCAAGTAGCTTTAGATCAGTTCATGTTGATTTGGACAGTTAatatcagtttttattgttgAAGAGCTGGCATAAGTGTGGCTTAGGATAAATGGCTGGGTGTAGGTAGGGGTTTTGTTCTTAAAGGTTTACAATACAGGTGGAAAGAATAGGACTTAGTGTCAGGGTGCATGTATGTAAagccaaacacaaacatggataAACTGCTACACGATTACGACCCCACAATCCCTGAGCTGCAGAGTCCCGTGCTAATAAACGTGAGTAACAAGGCTTGatccttaaaataaaaacctcaccactcaaaaaagaaaaatgtctacCTTGAATagacccccccctcccctccccaaATCACATTGTCAAGCAAATCCTGCATTTAACAGGAAAGAGTTATTCTGCATTTATAGTCTTGGGAGACTTACGTTAAAGACCTCAGTTAAGCCAGTGCCTCTGCCACTTTGCAGTGCAGGCTTCATCGAGACTGAGCAAATCCGTCTCTCAATGGCGACTGGCTGAAGCCGAAGGGGCCATCTTTTTCACAGGCTTCTTCGCCCCCTACCCCACCCCTCAGCTAGTGTTTACCCATCACCAAACAATAGCTGGATACTGGCAATTAAACAGCATTTTTCTGAAGAATCCGTGGCACTGGTCTAATGGCATTACTGTTGGATGATTCAATCCTTGAATAGTCAACAGGATTTTGCCTCTCACCAGGAAAATACTGCTTCATCGAATTACCCGTATTACATAGATTTACCCAAAGCTTATGATTCAGGGTTCACAGATTACTGTTCTTCTAAAGATGGCGGGAGAAAGGAGTGATAGGCCATGAGAGTGATGACTCCAACGCCTTAAAGCTGGCCGCTGCTTTCACTGGCACACTCTTCCCTTGAGAGGCTAAAGCAAAGCGAGGATTTATATAAAACCTTTTGCAGATTTGGAAAGATTACTAATTTACCTGAATGCaaacacttcttttttttttttaaactgttttttgctTTAAGGCGTGTGCTTCAACATTATATGATGCAAGTCTTGAAAAATGGTTTACAGAACAACATTTACAGTCACACAagtacatgtatacacacaaacacatagcaGCCAAACTGCACATTGTGCCCTTTGACCTTCCATGGGTCGAGTCAGGCTGGGCAGCTCGAGGAACCAGGAAGACCGGCCAACTCCATTATCTCACAATGAAGGGCTAATTACTGGGTCTGCAAGCCTCAAATCACACAGCAACAGACCGCCTGTCTCTGTCCTCCGCTCACCCAACATCTTAATTGctcttttattctctctctgtttttactGTGCCTCTCTCCCCGACTTGCTCCTTCTCTTGCCTCAGCCATTTTCACACATAAAAGCAAGATGCTAATTGCCTGCTATGGAAATATTGGGCCTGTGATTAGCCAGGCAGAAGGTTTGGCTGGCCTGTGTCTGTTTGAGGGTGTGTTGAGCCAGCACAACAGGCGTAAAAATAGGAAACTGCGGCCGTTGCTGCTGAAAGGAAATTCATTTTGCAAAAGTGTGTGGATTGTCATTGTGCTCCGGTGGCTATTTGTCAGCCGTGTTGGCAAAAATGTTTATAGAAAAGCTACTTGAACAAAATTAGTTCAGTTACTTTCAGGCAGAGTTGGAGCGTTGTTATCGTTAGCACTGACATTATTATGCCCCATTATACTTTAAATATCTTGACTAATCGTCTGGACCACTAAATATCAACCTGGATAATAAAAAACAGGATTGCTTAAATAAACAGGACTGCAGTTGGGCTGATGCATGTGACTGGTTGATGAATTATTACCCAGGTATTGTGTTTCTGTCAATGATGAGTAATTTATCAAAACCCTCATCATGTTCTCCTCCCTGACCCCTTATTATCTCAATCTGTGGGTAATTTACTAATAATGGCTGCACATACTCATTTAACAAGGCAACAAGGGTTTGTCTTAATAGACTCCATCTTGAGATGCACATACATATGGAAATGAGGCCCAGTGGGGGAATTTGCAGCATCCACTTTTCAGCTTCTGCTCTTTTCAACTGTACCCTCTAACCTGCTCTTTTAATGAAGAACTGCTTGTTCTAAAAGACTAATGTTCTCTATTTCAATTGAGAAATTGTTAAATTATTACATATCTGTGACTTTGGTTACTTTTTCATCCAGACAG is a genomic window containing:
- the naa30 gene encoding N-alpha-acetyltransferase 30 isoform X2 produces the protein MATVPSGPSSALPASPVEIPPFTGAGDGELAAGDGQPACHGEDCVPAGTGQKSQPISEVKRSVKKKQKNMLARASPAALHLKMQAREQQQLNGLASPSEDADGHQHAGNRPDNPRPSVDNCDSSEGTPAARNNSEHCQHEGHGPFSENGSHSPLVNSSMNGIPVFTRTEDGGKEDFDHTEPPRPPSDESPAVAGTGAEDSHGDPQQPPAAELARLDLSSSTGRGDEENHGIRYVRYESELQMPWIMRLITKDLSEPYSIYTYRYFIHNWPQLCFLAMVEQECVGAIVCKLDMHKKMFRRGYIAMLAVDSKHRRKSIGTNLVKKAIYAMVEGDCDELASL
- the naa30 gene encoding N-alpha-acetyltransferase 30 isoform X1; its protein translation is MATVPSGPSSALPASPVEIPPFTGAGDGELAAGDGQPACHGEDCVPAGTGQKSQPISEVKRSVKKKQKNMLARASPAALHLKMQAREQQQLNGLASPSEDADGHQHAGNRPDNPRPSVDNCDSSEGTPAARNNSEHCQHEGHGPFSENGSHSPLVNSSMNGIPVFTRTEDGGKEDFDHTEPPRPPSDESPAVAGTGAEDSHGDPQQPPAAELARLDLSSSTGRGDEENHGIRYVRYESELQMPWIMRLITKDLSEPYSIYTYRYFIHNWPQLCFLAMVEQECVGAIVCKLDMHKKMFRRGYIAMLAVDSKHRRKSIGTNLVKKAIYAMVEGDCDEVVLETEITNKSALKLYENLGFVRDKRLFRYYLNGVDALRLKLWLR